In Aspergillus oryzae RIB40 DNA, chromosome 6, one genomic interval encodes:
- a CDS encoding extracellular metalloproteinase (predicted protein): protein MHMLLFIGALALPVFVCTQSCEPASLSPRLAGVDLEKFRLTPNAEYVDSDQQIPISTTNVGLIEQSYVETAIKLVRETFPNATFRLREDHYVGDNGVAHVHFRQTVHNLDVDNGDFNVNVGRDGSVFSYGNSFYTGPVPSITQLTKRDFTDPVAALKFALTHLQLPITAEDVSVESTKHPHKYVLRGTSGAVTNPKARLVYFVKPDGTLCLVWRVETDVDDNWLLTYVDAKTAEEIHGVVDYVSEATFQVYGWGINDPGQVDSRAVLTDPWDLKESPLTWFRDGQKNWTTTRGNNGIAQENINNLPTYLNNFRPDSPTQNFSYEYPAGGSPKDYINASITQLFYTANAYHDLLYTLGFNEKAGNFQWNNSGLGGKEKDYVILNAQDGASRNNADFATPPDGSPARMRMYLFTHTTPPRDGVFESGIVIHEYTHGLSMRLTGGPDNSRCLSAFESASMGEGWGDFMATAIRLKPSDTRATDYGMGMWVYNNEKGIRQYLYSTSMETNPLNYTSLNRMWEAHAGGTVWASMLYEVLWNLIDRHGKNDGPRPTFDERGVPKDGKYLAMKIVIDAMALQPCNPDFVQARNAILDADQALTGGQNKCEIWTGFAKRGLGQGAEYGRGRRVGSYDIPGDVCQKKI, encoded by the exons ATGCATATGCTCTTATTTATCGGGGCCCTGGCTCTACCTGTTTTTGTCTGCACTCAATCTTGTGAGCCCGCTTCTCTATCGCCTCGCCTCGCTGGTGTTGATCTGGAAAAGTTTCGGTTGACTCCCAACGCAGAATACGTCGATTCCGACCAGCAGATCCCCATCTCGACTACGAATGTTGGCCTGATTGAGCAAAGCTACGTTGAGACGGCCATTAAACTGGTCAGAGAAACATTCCCTAACGCAACCTTTCGACTCCGAGAGGATCACTACGTTGGGGATAATGGTGTGGCACACGTTCACTTTCGTCAGACAGTGCACAACCTAGATGTCGATAACGGGGATTTCAATGTCAAC GTCGGTCGCGACGGCAGCGTCTTCTCCTATGGAAACTCCTTCTACACCGGCCCTGTTCCCAGCATCACCCAGTTGACAAAGCGTGACTTCACCGACCCTGTGGCGGCATTGAAATTCGCATTGacacatcttcaacttcctaTCACAGCGGAGGATGTGTCTGTGGAATCAACGAAGCATCCTCATAAGTATGTTCTCAGAGGCACGTCCGGGGCTGTCACGAACCCGAAGGCACGTCTTGTCTACTTCGTGAAGCCTGACGGGACACTATGCTTGGTGTGGAGAGTAGAAACCGATGTAGATGATAACTGGCTCTTGACCTATGTGGATGCGAAAACCGCCGAGGAAATTCATGGCGTCGTCGACTATGTTTCCGAGGCCACCTTCCAAGTCTA TGGCTGGGGAATCAATGACCCTGGTCAAGTGGACAGCCGTGCCGTTCTTACTGACCCGTGGGATCTGAAGGAGTCTCCACTGACATGGTTCAGGGATGGACAAAAGAACTGGACTACAACACGGGGGAACAATGGCATTGCCCAGGAAAATATCAATAACCTACCAACCTACCTTAATAATTTCCGACCTGACAGCCCTACTCAGAATTTCTCTTATGAGTATCCGGCCGGTGGATCTCCAAAGGACTACATTAATGCTTCCATTACACAACTATTCTACACAGCCAACGCATACCATGATCTCCTGTACACACTGGGCTTTAATGAAAAGGCAGGCAACTTCCAATGGAACAACAGCGGGCTGggaggcaaggagaaggacTATGTGATTCTAAACGCGCAGGATGGAGCGAGTAGGAATAACGCCGATTTCGCTACTCCCCCAGACGGATCCCCCGCCCGCATGCGCATGTATCTCTTCACGCATACCACGCCACCTCGGGATGGAGTATTTGAGTCTGGGATTGTCATTCATGAATATACCCATGGCT TATCAATGCGACTTACCGGTGGCCCCGACAACTCCCGGTGCTTGAGTGCTTTCGAGTCGGCTAGCATGGGAGAAGGCTGGGGTGACTTCATGGCGACTGCGATCCGTCTCAAGCCCAGTGACACACGTGCAACGGATTACGGAATGGGAATGTGGGTTTATAATAATGAGAAGGGTATTCGACAGTATCTATATTCAACTTCGATGGAAACTAACCCACTGAACTACACATCCCTGAACAGAATGTGGGAGGCCCATGCAGGTGGGACCGTCTGGGCTTCGATGCTGTACGAAGTGCTATGGAACTTGATTGACAGGCACGGCAAGAACGACGGCCCACGGCCCACGTTTGATGAAAGGGGCGTGCCCAAGGATGGTAAATACTTGGCAATGAAGATAGTAATTGATGCTATGGCTTT ACAACCCTGCAATCCTGACTTTGTTCAGGCCCGCAATGCCATCCTGGACGCGGATCAGGCTCTTACAGGAGGCCAGAATAAATGTGAGATCTGGACTGGGTTTGCCAAGCGTGGTTTGGGACAGGGGGCTGAATATGGACGTGGTAGGCGCGTGGGCAGCTACGATATTCCCGGTGATGTGtgccagaagaagatctaA
- a CDS encoding uncharacterized protein (predicted protein), which produces MNLAVFDCSPSYYFVADGLRWGTLNQGWNVTLHDHEGLDASFMANRAHAVLNGIRATLLSSDFTGVDRGAAVVMMGYSGGSSPTTLAAELKSTYAPALNIIGTAVGGLLPSLQSVYPTPSRLMHQSLSRNTTRKKQFEEFRPMCSEQLRSTLVYEKIASYFQRMEFLNSPDIQEIFSNNSLGQDVPAMPMFVYKSRHDEASPTVDSDNLVSWYCREGARIHYRMQTQESHRYLALTGILQDLAWSKERFNGLVMPEGCQNSIHSFASTDFDALAFLGETAVGAIERQLGVDLPSLII; this is translated from the exons ATGAACCTCGCCGTCTTTGATTGCTCCCCGTCGTACTATTTTGTCGCAGATGGGTTGAGATGGGGCA CTCTCAACCAAGGATGGAATGTCACCCTACACGACCATGAGGGACTTGATGCTTCATTCATGGCTAACC GCGCTCATGCAGTGTTAAATGGCATTCGGGCTACCTTGCTGTCTAGTGATTTTACAGGCGTTGACCGCGGTGCTGCAGTGGTCATGATGGGATACTCGGGAGGAAGTTCGCCCACAACTCTAGCGGCAGAGCTCAAATCAACATATGCGCCGGCGTTAAACATTATTGGCACTGCTGTAGGAGGGCTACTGCCGAGCCTCCAGAGCGTT TATCCCACACCTTCACGCCTAATGCATCAAAGTCTCAGTCGCAATACCACCAGAAAGAAGCAGTTCGAAGAGTTTCGGCCGATGTGTAGTGAACAGCTACGCAGCACGCTCGTTTATGAAAAGATCGCTTCCTACTTCCAGAGAATGGAATTCCTCAACAGCCCCGATATCCAGGAGATcttcagcaacaacagccttgGTCAAGACGTCCCCGCCATGCCAATGTTCGTCTATAAAAGTAGACATGACGAGGCCAGTCCCACAGTGGATAGTGATAACCTTGTGTCCTGGTATTGTAGGGAGGGTGCAAGGATCCACTATCGCATGCAAACGCAGGAATCACATCGATATTTGGCGCTGACTGGAATCTTGCAGGACCTAGCCTGGTCCAAGGAGAGGTTTAATGGCTTGGTGATGCCTGAGGGTTGCCAGAATTCCATCCATTCCTTTGCAAGCACGGATTTCGATGCGCTTGCCTTCCTAGGGGAGACAGCTGTCGGCGCAATAGAAAGACAACTCGGTGTCGATTTGCCATCGCTGATCATATAA
- a CDS encoding uncharacterized protein (predicted protein), with product MLVIAVWHFPIVSGFIWLGLFLPTNYSIDKQWPHRDARSPAWEKVPIHTVCAYSSILLSIAGSLGLKLLSCFDYIHYTSVHYSSLALFMKDQRLSRKRSRDAEIYFRAAHSICAILLVVQSTLACIASRWQHRMMFTIFIIRASLAIIEATLGIVFCFSSRYPGLDGDFSAILEWGK from the exons ATGTTGGTTATTGCGGTTTGGCATTTCCCCATCGTCTCCGGATTTATCTGGTTAGGTTTGTTTCTCCCCACCAATTATTCCATTGAC AAACAATGGCCGCATAGAGACGCGAGATCGCCTGCCTGGGAGAAGGTTCCAATTCATACTGTCTGCGCATACTCTTCGATTCTCTTGTCCATTGCAGGAAGCCTAGGTTTGAAGTTGCTATCATGCTTTGACTACATCCATTACACGAGCGTGCATTATTCGTCACTGGCCTTGTTCATGAAAGACCAACGGTTATCCAGAAAACGATCGAGAGATGCTGAGATATACTTTAGAGCTGCTCATTCTATCTGCGCTATTCTTCTCGTTGTTCAATCTACCCTTGCTTGCATTGCCTCCAGGTGGCAACATCGCATGATGTTCAcaatcttcatcatcagggCCTCTCTTGCTATCATTGAAGCTACACTTGGCATTGTCTTCTGCTTCAGCAGTCGGTATCCCGGCCTGGATGGGGACTTTTCTGCAATTCTTGAGTGGGGCAAGTAG
- a CDS encoding uncharacterized protein (predicted protein), translating to MVEFTTELDGVYQLALVPSGTQDPDQNICSKKKQVTSGKVYRAFWGMTHHITQLERLQSISVLVRHLSSASAPDRKPSSWVLSTRELRVSRCPSMTPVTALKIGEDVFVEWEDVWEQCKPIHYFVAPIDRNGTIAPYHGEDAGQPDGRQCVKLISPPLITHDSHKELQFLISPQLMSEQEEPFLLPQQFHVNVDQGYMLTIDNGSYFDMENCQAVLYVNIEGASLSQDKEYSVIIGSLTRTNYVLESEPLPISINWGYAIQVIWSVEAATPTSHISQSSKPSSVPSALQVTLVDPSKTNYRISQPSRPWFLPQINDSLDPPCLKSTAHFDGGITLSWSDIHCPNISSSKGLILHPVREGGAERVLENLDKVPRFNATKGQVSYTADRLTSYIDSGILRICFRVATGKPPYIIGRRYYLSVPVPTRREPGKKLWLARDWAILFHSGLVPLPDDTPSNPCFLAMTSRNAIKKVWSEPVSMKSISVAIPNDEPINAFGGALAACSRPGSQHSEFFYIAKNGSIQGRRRIGVSGLDDRWIRPSDYPFSLPETASTLAGGSLTAIAHRDAMELYWVAPAGDIKMARWDADRGWAQSLRSITEPGEVDVTGSGVSRYGPVFQALTTGTLVTPRKTFLFWKDSEHFIRMATSPDYQPVIMKDSSFTGQKIWPCVKIATTITYYQRVAMLWVFWVTPDYAVHGAFKRATSPSPQDAWTVFPVTGPNCADMSTPLKIVPVSNSEEDNLLLLWFDRDCLLQAASPFRSHTSLNLRHWYQFNVFWGISSVRDRPSKMAMATAPGGRVVFTWVAPGAVLRQVVFGFNGREITH from the coding sequence ATGGTCGAGTTTACGACGGAACTGGATGGGGTCTACCAGCTTGCATTAGTTCCCTCCGGTACCCAGGACCCAGACCAGAATATTTgttcgaagaagaagcaggtAACATCTGGGAAAGTATACAGAGCGTTCTGGGGTATGACACACCATATAACCCAGCTAGAGAGGCTCCAGTCTATCAGCGTTCTCGTCCGTCACCTGTCGAGCGCCAGTGCACCCGACCGCAAACCGTCATCCTGGGTTCTATCCACAAGAGAGTTACGTGTTTCCCGTTGCCCCAGTATGACCCCTGTGACAGCACTCAAAATAGGcgaggatgtctttgtcGAATGGGAGGATGTATGGGAACAGTGTAAGCCAATTCATTACTTTGTTGCCCCTATAGATCGCAATGGGACCATCGCACCATACCATGGCGAAGACGCTGGTCAGCCCGATGGCCGACAATGTGTTAAGCTGATCTCACCACCACTCATTACTCACGATAGCCATAAGGAGCTCCagtttctcatttcccctcaaCTTATGTCGGAACAAGAGGAGCCCTTTCTACTCCCTCAACAATTCCATGTCAATGTCGATCAAGGCTATATGCTAACCATTGACAATGGTAGCTATTTCGATATGGAAAATTGTCAAGCGGTTCTATACGTTAATATTGAAGGGGCCTCCCTCTCTCAGGACAAGGAATACAGTGTTATCATTGGCAGTCTTACTAGGACAAATTATGTGCTAGAGAGCGAACCCCTTCCAATTTCCATCAACTGGGGATATGCTATCCAAGTGATTTGGTCTGTTGAGGCAGCGACTCCAACTTCCCATATATCACAGAGTTCCAAGCCCTCGAGTGTACcttctgctcttcaggtTACTCTCGTCGACCCCAGTAAAACCAACTATCGAATAAGCCAGCCTAGCCGGCCATGGTTCTTACCACAAATCAATGATTCACTGGATCCGCCGTGCCTCAAGTCAACGGCTCACTTTGATGGTGGTATAACCCTCTCATGGTCAGACATTCATTGCCCAAACATCTCATCATCGAAGGGATTGATACTGCATCCCGTACGCGAAGGCGGTGCTGAAAGAGTACTGGAAAACCTGGACAAAGTTCCTCGTTTCAATGCAACCAAAGGTCAAGTGAGCTATACTGCCGATAGGTTGACCAGCTACATCGACAGCGGGATACTACGTATATGCTTCCGTGTTGCCACGGGGAAGCCACCTTACATTATAGGTCGGCGGTACTATCTGTCAGTTCCGGTCCCAACCAGGCGTGAACCCGGAAAAAAACTATGGCTAGCCAGAGACTGGGCAATTCTATTTCATAGTGGCCTGGTGCCTCTTCCCGATGACACGCCCAGCAACCCCTGTTTCCTTGCTATGACATCGAGGAACGCAATTAAGAAAGTCTGGTCGGAGCCCGTGTCAATGAAATCCATATCGGTGGCTATTCCCAATGATGAGCCAATTAATGCCTTCGGTGGTGCACTTGCTGCATGCAGCCGGCCAGGGAGCCAGCATTCTGAGTTCTTCTACATTGCAAAAAATGGCAGTATACAAGGAAGACGACGGATCGGGGTTTCTGGTCTCGACGACCGTTGGATACGACCATCAGATTatccattttctcttccagagaCGGCTTCCACACTGGCAGGTGGCAGTCTAACCGCCATCGCTCACAGGGACGCGATGGAATTGTACTGGGTAGCTCCGGCAGGGGACATCAAAATGGCCAGATGGGATGCGGATAGAGGATGGGCCCAAAGTCTGAGAAGCATCACCGAGCCAGGGGAAGTCGATGTGACGGGTTCTGGAGTATCGCGTTATGGCCCTGTGTTCCAAGCACTCACAACTGGTACTTTGGTAACACCAAGGAAgacatttttattttggaAAGATTCGGAACACTTTATCAGAATGGCAACATCACCAGACTACCAGCCAGTCATCATGAAGGATTCATCCTTTACAGGGCAGAAGATTTGGCCGTGTGTCAAAATTGCCACTACGATCACATATTATCAACGCGTGGCCATGTTGTGGGTCTTTTGGGTCACTCCCGACTATGCTGTCCATGGTGCATTTAAGAGAGCCACGAGTCCTTCGCCACAAGACGCTTGGACCGTCTTTCCAGTTACAGGGCCTAATTGTGCCGATATGTCGACCCCACTGAAGATTGTACCAGTTAGTAattcagaagaagacaaccTGTTATTGTTGTGGTTCGACCGAGACTGTCTTCTGCAAGCAGCGAGTCCTTTTCGCTCTCACACATCATTAAATCTCCGCCACTGGTATCAGTTTAACGTCTTTTGGGGTATTTCCTCGGTTCGTGATCGTCCTTCCAAGATGGCCATGGCGACTGCGCCCGGGGGTAGGGTTGTTTTCACCTGGGTTGCTCCGGGTGCCGTATTGAGGCAAGTGGTATTTGGCTTTAATGGGAGGGAGATTACTCACTGA
- a CDS encoding alpha/beta fold hydrolase (predicted protein), with protein MRDRQQVLVEYRSVYYYYFCKLKTKIECFPPFHPILYTYTYIVLVQGSFQTPLVYNELLTHLRDLGHPVVLPPLPSCSDVEHYDFPTRTLADDALAITKVVEQLVEDGKTVVLVMHSYGGIVGSEAIP; from the exons ATGCGTGATAGACAGCAAGTCTTAGTGGAGTATCG ATCGgtctactactattatttCTGCAAACTGAAGACAAAGATCGAGTGCTTTCCCCCCTTTCATCCCATCCTTTACACCTATACATATATTGTCCTAGTCCAAGGCTCGTTCCAGACACCGTTGGTCTACAATGAGCTTTTGACTCATCTTCGGGACCTCGGACATCCCGTCGTTCTTCCGCCCCTTCCAAGCTGTTCTGATGTGGAACACTATGACTTCCCCACCCGCACACTGGCAGATGATGCATTAGCCATTACCAAGGTTGTCGAACAGTtggttgaggatgggaagaCTGTGGTACTTGTCATGCATTCCTACGGCGGCATCGTCGGCAGTGAAGCGATCCCCTAG
- a CDS encoding F-box protein (predicted protein) yields the protein MASSILSIPPEILRMIFAPLSPSDLHAVCLTRRNWRSVAEPFLYAHVEWTWTNTEYPPIIQFLRNVVDRPELGSFVHVMILRGDCFYIDARSYRDKSPKLLVTEVVLDELVNYIERIHIPYAEQWIEELRAGTMDAFVTLLLSQLPSLRCLYLDQNFARESRLMGMMLRSALCEEHQVSHISSFAHLQDVTIVYPFIGLDIRRYTDVRNTTDVLPLLYLPSVERIRTFVDNPITFMWPGKYPPNPSRLASLDLTMLREGHLGQVLSVTRGLRKLQWDWYYRPDIKDHFVRNIIDLDQIAADLSHVQETLTDLTITAGSDCSEADAERPEVTFSGSFKAFSGLHMIEKLEVHIPFLLGFSSSAPNVVGLEEALPGNIQWLTLTDDLCLQYEWEWQWETEYLLGALRSWLQDWRKSTPRLQGFRLLMRVFKVRHWDPELIQGLRDMGAQTGIRIEIIEERRKWAGKMES from the coding sequence atggCGTCCTCTATCCTGAGCATTCCTCCAGAGATTTTACGCATGATATTCGCACCCTTATCTCCCAGCGATCTTCACGCGGTATGTCTTACGCGTAGGAACTGGCGCTCTGTTGCCGAACCATTCCTCTACGCTCACGTTGAGTGGACATGGACAAACACTGAATATCCTCCAATCATTCAGTTTTTGCGAAACGTTGTGGACAGGCCCGAGCTCGGCAGTTTTGTCCATGTTATGATCCTCAGGGGAGACTGTTTCTATATCGACGCCCGTAGCTATCGAGATAAAAGTCCGAAACTGCTAGTCACCGAAGTGGTCTTGGACGAGCTGGTGAATTACATCGAAAGGATCCATATCCCATATGCTGAACAATGGATCGAAGAGTTGCGCGCCGGAACAATGGACGCGTTTGTTACCCTTTTACTATCACAGCTCCCCAGTCTAAGATGCCTCTACCTGGACCAGAATTTCGCCCGAGAAAGCCGCCTCATGGGCATGATGCTCCGTTCGGCTCTCTGCGAGGAGCACCAAGTTAGCcatatctcttcctttgcACATCTCCAGGATGTGACAATTGTGTATCCCTTCATTGGTCTCGATATTCGCCGATACACGGACGTGAGGAACACGACAGACGTACTGCCCCTCCTTTACTTACCCTCAGTTGAACGGATAAGAACCTTTGTCGACAACCCTATTACCTTCATGTGGCCTGGGAAATATCCACCAAATCCATCGAGACTCGCATCGCTTGACTTAACAATGTTGCGCGAAGGACACCTCGGTCAAGTGTTATCAGTCACTCGAGGACTTCGAAAGCTTCAATGGGATTGGTACTACCGCCCGGATATCAAAGACCATTTTGTCAGAAATATTATCGATTTGGACCAAATCGCTGCGGATTTATCTCATGTTCAGGAGACGTTGACGGACTTGACTATTACGGCAGGGTCAGACTGCTCAGAAGCAGACGCCGAACGCCCAGAGGTCACCTTCAGTGGATCTTTCAAAGCTTTTAGCGGGCTTCATATGATTGAAAAGTTGGAAGTTCATATTCCATTTCTACTCGggttttcttcctccgcgCCAAATGTGGTTGGTCTAGAAGAGGCACTCCCAGGAAATATCCAATGGCTGACTCTCACTGATGATCTATGTCTGCAGTATGAATGGGAATGGCAATGGGAGACCGAATACCTCTTGGGGGCTTTGCGATCATGGCTGCAAGATTGGAGGAAATCCACACCTCGCCTCCAAGGATTTCGCCTATTGATGAGGGTCTTCAAAGTGCGGCATTGGGACCCGGAGTTGATACAGGGACTCAGAGACATGGGTGCCCAGACGGGCATTCGGATTGAAATAATTGAAGAGCGACGCAAGTGGGCAGGAAAAATGGAATCCTAG
- a CDS encoding PQ-loop repeat-containing protein (predicted membrane protein), with translation MDNHVAANVFGTLGAVLWSLQLLPQIWKNWRRHDSESLSAAFFLSWAMAGVPLGVYNISDNFNIALQVQPNILISLSLLTWSQCKYYRDKWNLKKILPVAIVLGAVLGGVEAGLVFALRVAYRRGERWPTTLMAILSAVLLAAGVLRHYVDMFRTRSDAGLSLRFALLDASGDVASILSVIFQPSLSILGLVIYGTEFVIWVGLMVILLYFRAARWRKGRDIRVDGPFDSTSN, from the exons ATGGACAATCATGTCGCCGCAAACGTGTTCGGCACATTGGGAGCTGTTCTATGGTCGCTTCAG CTTCTACCCCAAATCTGGAAGAATTGGCGACGACACGACAGTGAGTCCCTGTctgcggccttcttcttatcaTGGGCCATGGCCGGGGTTCCCCTCGGCGTGTATAATATCTCAGACAACTTCAATATTGCTCTGCAAGTCCAGCCGAATATCCTCATCTCCTTAAGCCTCTTGACTTGGTCCCAATGCAAATACTACAGAGACAAATGGAACCTGAAAAAAATACTGCCTGTTGCTATAGTCCTAGGTGCAGTTCTCGGTGGCGTTGAAGCCGGTCTCGTGTTTGCGCTCCGCGTCGCCTACAGACGAGGTGAACGGTGGCCGACAACTCTCATGGCAATTCTTTCTGCCGTTCTTCTGGCGGCTGGGGTATTACGGCATTACGTCGATATGTTCAGGACCCGGTCAGATGCAGGATTGTCGCTTAGATTTGCGCTTCTTGATGCGAGTGGTGATGTGGCCTCGATTTTGTCGGTGATTTTTCAGCCTTCACTGAGTATCCTGGGACTAGTTATCTATGGTACGGAGTTTGTTATATGGGTGGGGCTCATGGTTATTTTGTTATATTTTCGGGCTGCACggtggaggaaaggaagggatATACGAGTGGATGGACCGTTCGATAGTACGAGTAACTGA
- a CDS encoding metal-dependent hydrolase family protein (imidazolonepropionase and related amidohydrolases), with amino-acid sequence MKDLSDNVSLLRQPSVCQSMLNRGFTTVRDCGGAGLALKESIQEGVIPGPRLFIAGHALSQTGGHGDRRQPHDRNKCCAGHVNGIGRIVDGVEQCLKYAREEIRQGSDFIKIMGGGGVASPSDQIHHVQFSDEEIKAIVTVANNAGTYVTSHVYTPQAIQQAISQGVKAIEHGNLLDEATAKLMKENGVILTPTLVTYATMDSPEFRSFLPPASAQKNREVLHKGLQALELASKAGVDICFGTDLLGPLHFAQSKEFAIRSSVQTPLEILQSATITPARLLKQDGFLGQIVPGFAVDLVILNANPLEDITVLDRFNDHILATIKDGRVLASRWSQLDVEAIPLPKIE; translated from the coding sequence ATGAAGGATCTCAGCGACAACGTCAGCCTTCTACGACAGCCAAGCGTCTGTCAATCGATGTTGAACCGAGGATTCACAACTGTACGAGACTGTGGAGGGGCAGGGCTGGCATTAAAGGAATCGATCCAGGAAGGCGTGATTCCTGGACCGCGGTTGTTCATTGCCGGACACGCTCTTTCACAAACTGGTGGTCATGGGGATCGTCGCCAACCACATGATCGCAACAAGTGCTGTGCAGGACATGTCAACGGCATTGGACGTATAGTGGACGGTGTGGAACAGTGCCTGAAGTATGCTCGCGAGGAGATCCGACAAGGGTCAGACTTTATCAAAATCATGGGAGGAGGCGGTGTCGCCAGTCCATCGGACCAGATTCATCATGTCCAATTTTCCGACGAAGAGATCAAGGCCATTGTCACCGTAGCTAACAACGCGGGAACATATGTCACTTCTCACGTGTACACCCCGCAGGCCATACAACAAGCCATCAGTCAGGGAGTGAAGGCGATCGAACATGGAAATCTCCTCGATGAAGCCACGGCGAAACTGATGAAGGAGAACGGCGTCATCCTTACTCCGACTCTAGTCACTTACGCTACAATGGACTCACCCGAGTTCCgctccttccttcctccggCTTCCGCCCAGAAGAATCGGGAAGTGCTGCACAAGGGGTTACAGGCTCTCGAGCTTGCTAGCAAAGCTGGTGTTGATATATGCTTTGGGACAGATCTCCTAGGCCCGTTGCACTTTGCACAGAGTAAGGAATTCGCCATCCGTAGCAGTGTACAGACACCTTTGGAAATTCTCCAGAGTGCCACTATCACTCCTGCTCGCCTGCTGAAGCAAGACGGATTTCTCGGCCAAATTGTGCCTGGGTTTGCCGTCGACTTGGTGATTCTGAACGCAAATCCCTTGGAGGATATAACTGTGCTTGATAGGTTTAACGATCATATACTAGCGACCATCAAGGACGGACGCGTGCTAGCATCACGGTGGAGTCAACTAGATGTTGAAGCAATTCCGCTACCAAAGATAGAATGA
- a CDS encoding uncharacterized protein (predicted protein) → MSWYRRGSASYDKKTYFDPLAIVLASSSVTVSLSARCMMLFPSIHNVSLLFLGALIAVSHIRGVAGMYDISLPLDPAGPLKVTLDYGLATTWPWPQDVSLTTAKCNWQYSSHIVFANRVGDSDESNPPISDGQLWQIARDAADEMTRERIRYGIRNGAEPVGMAALAWGNGIILASSMKGVGSFSYDFLNGDTPVGRSLQQCQIVWRDNISPGQNPNKLHKNRGNCAELLAAHLYYKNNRFDLQDQKARMGTWLNLADGWVKKDPCGTTEEDVWGCNLFTANQGLRTLDTNTPSEPYTLASLAGGPTIHEQIWLCGGQPRFFIG, encoded by the exons ATGTCTTGGTATAGAAGAGGTTCAGCTTCCTACGACAAAAAGACGTATTTCGATCCTTTGGCCATTGTTCTTGC CTCTTCGTCAGTCACAGTTAGCTTGAGCGCTCGCTGCATGATGCTCTTTCCATCTATTCATAATGTCAGTCTTCTATTCCTTGGGGCCTTGATCGCAGTGAGCCATATACGCGGTGTTGCCGGTATGTACGACATTTCTTTGCCCTTGGACCCGGCTGGTCCGCTCAAAGTGACTCTCGACTATGGCCTTGCGACAACTTGGCCGTGGCCGCAGGATGTCAGCCTTACTACAGCCAAATGCAATTGGCAATATAGCAGCCACATCGTGTTTGCGAATCGCGTCGGGGACTCTGATGAGAGTAACCCGCCGATCTCAGATGGGCAGCTCTGGCAAATCGCACGAGATGCTGCCGATGAAATGACCCGCGAACGAATCAGGTATGGCATTCGTAATGGAGCAGAGCCCGTAGGCATGGCAGCTCTGGCTTGGGGCAATGGAATTATCCTTGCCTCCTCTATGAAAGGAGTGGGCTCCTTCTCCTATGACTTTCTTAACGGCGACACGCCAGTCGGCAGAAGTCTTCAGCAATGCCAGATCGTCTGGAGAGATAACATTTCACCTGGCCAAAATCCAAACAAATTGCACAAAAATAGGGGTAATTGCGCTGAGCTTCTGGCAGCCCATTTATACTATAAAAATAACCGATTCGACTTGCAAGATCAAAAGGCGAGGATGGGCACATGGCTCAATTTGGCAGATGGATGGGTCAAGAAGGACCCATGTGGAACTACGGAGGAG GACGTTTGGGGCTGCAATCTCTTCACCGCAAACCAGGGCCTGAGGACCCTGGATACCAACACACCATCGGAGCCCTATACGCTGGCATCTCTTGCAGGAGGGCCGACTATTCATGAACAGATTTGGTTATGCGGGGGTCAACCTAGATTTTTTATTGGCTAG